The window TTCGGGAGATTGGGAGGAAGCCGAATCACTCTTCAAGCCCGGCACTTATTTCAGGGTCGAAAGCATTGAGGAAGTGGTGGGTGAACAGTTCAAGTTCATCAAAGTGCGGTTGAGCGAAAGCCCAGCCGGCCGGCACCGAGACGGTGAGCCAGCAGGCCGGATCTTCGACCTGCGCACCGGCGAGCCCTTCAGCCGCGAGCAGTACGCCGCAAAACTCGGAGCAGAGGGCGCGTCGCTGGTTGATAGGTTCTTCCCGTCGATCACCTGATCAGAACCACCGCTCCTGCATCATCAGGCAAGTGTCATCACGGGCTTCTAGAATCGTCAGCTCGTGATGGCAGCCGGGTACTTCCCAGGTCAGGAAGTAACGCGCGGCCTGGAGTTTGCCCTGATAGAAATCCGTGTCTGCCTCGTTGCCATGTTCCAGGCCTTGTTGAGCGCGGATCGCCTGTTCCAGCCAGCGCCAGCCGATTACGGCGTGGCCAAATGCCTTGAGGTAAAGCGCGGAGTTGGCCAGCGTCGTGTTGATTTTGCCTTGGGCCAGATCGCCCAGCAGGCTCAGTGTCACGGCCTGCAGGCGCGTCACCAGCTGTTGCAAGGGTTGGCGCAGTTCATTCAGCGGCTCGAAGGCTTGAGCGCGTTGGAAAGTGTCGGCCATCAGCCGCAGCAGTTGCTTGAGACCTGCGCCGCCGTCTTGCGCCAGCTTGCGTCCCAGCAGGTCCAGCGACTGAATGCCGTTGGTGCCTTCGTGGATCGGGTTCAGGCGGTTGTCCCGGTAGTGCTGCTCCACGGGATACTCCCGGGTGTAGCCATGGCCGCCAAGAATCTGGATTGCCAGCTCGTTGGCCTTCAGACAGAACTCCGAAGGCCAGGCTTTGACAATCGGCGTCAGCAGATCCAACAGTTGCTGGGCCTGCTGGCGGGATTCTTCGGTTTCACTGGTCGTGGTGTCGTCGAACAACCTGGCGGCGTACAGGCCCAGATCGAACGCGCCTTCCACATAGGCTTTTTGCGTCAGCAGCATTCGTCGCACGTCGGCGTGCTGGATGATCGGCACAGGTGCGCTGTCCGGGCTCTTGTTGTCCGGCAGACGGCCTTGCGGGCGTTCCCGGGCGTAATCGAGCGAGTACAGATACCCCGCGTAGCCGAGCATCACCGCCCCCATGCCAACGCCGATGCGCGCTTCGTTCATCATCTGGAACATGCAGCTCAGGCCTTGGTGCGGTTTGCCCACCAGATAACCGACGCAGTTTCCGTTATCACCAAAATTCAGCGCCGTGGACGTGGTACCGCGCCAGCCCATCTTGTGAAACAGCCCGGCCAGGATCACATCGTTGCGCGGGCCAAGGCTGCCGTCTTCATTGACCAGGAACTTGGGCACGATAAACAGTGAAATGCCTTTCACACCTGCGGGCGCATCCGGGAGTTTGGCCAGCACCATGTGCACTATGTTTTCCGACAGCTGATGATCGCCGCCGGAGATAAAAATCTTGTTGCCCCGCAGGCGATAAGTGCCATCTGTCGCGGGCTCGGCGCGGGTGCGGATGTCTGACAGGGAAGATCCGGCATGAGGTTCAGTGAGCGCCATGGTGCCGAAGAAGCGGCCATCGATCATCGGTCGCAGGAAACGTTGCTTCTGCTCGTCGCTGCCGAAACTTTCGATCAGGTTTGCCGCGCCCATGGTCAGGAACGGGTACGCAGTGGAGCCCGCATTGGCCGCTTGAAAGTGAGCAAAACAGGCCTGGGACAACAGCGTCGGCAACTGCATTCCGCCGTCTTCGAAGCTTCGTGTTGCATTCAGAAAGCCCGCCTCAAGGAACGCATCAACCGCAGGCTTGACCTCGGGGATCAGAATCGCCTCGCCGTTTTCATAGCGCGGCTCGTTTTCATCGGCTTTGCGATTGTGCGGGGCGAAGTACTTTTCAGCGATGGCGCGGGCTGTGCCAATCGCAGCGTCGAACGTCTCGCGGCTGTGCTCGGCAAACCGCTCATGGCGGATCAACGCTTCGGCATCCAGCACTTCGTAAAGCTCGAACGCCAGATTGCGGGAACTGAGCAGCGACTCGGACATGACCCTGTACCTGTTTGTTGGAATGCACTGAGTCTAGGCGCGTGGTTTTTGGCTGCACAGGATGATTGATTTGGGTGATGGTGGGGGCTGCGCCTCACCCCGGTCCTGTCGCTGACCGAGATTACGAGGGCTGCGAAGGCGGTGTGCCTGACGCCCCGCTGTTCGCAGCCTTCGGCAGCTCCTACAGGATTTGCGTTATTTCAGATGCACCGCGGTCCTGTAGGAGTTGACCGAGGTTACGAGGGCTGCGAAGGCGGTGTGCCTGACGCCCCGCCGTTCGCAGCTTTCGGCAGCTCCTACATAAAGATCGAGTTGGTTACGCCATCAACCTCAACAGCGTCGTGATCGACCCCGATGTCCCGCCGACGACAATCTTGCCGTCAGGCTGCACCATCACGCTTTTCACGAAGCCGATCTGCTCGTCGGTGAAGGTGATTGAGCCTTCGCTACCGAATTCGATATCCAGTTCGCCATCAGGGAAGTAACGGGTCAGTTTGTTGCCGGTCATCACGCCGCGATGGGCTACCAGGATTTTGCCGTCTGCTTGCAGAGTCATGTCTTCGCCTACTTCGCCCGGTACGCGCAATGGCTCGCCGCGGTTGAAGGTCAGATCGATTTGTCCTGTAGCTGTCAGGCACATCAGGTAACAGGCAGCGCCATTGTCAGAGCCAGAACTGTTGATCAGTGCAACGATTTTGCCGTTGGCCAGTTCAATCACACGACGGCAAGCGGTGTAGCGAGCATCAATCATTCTGACTGCGTATACGCCGCCGTCGGCAAAACCTTGATCCAGTTCGCCCGAGGCGTTCATGCGCAGGATAAAACCATCGTTATCAACTTCACCGGCCAGATAAAAAGAAGTACTAGCACTGCGTGCCATGTGCAATGTAGATACAAAACTATTCCCCGTCAGGAAAATTGCTTTGCCTGCATTGCCGAAACTACCATCCTGTTCGCCATCGGAGTGTCGACGATAAACGACACCACCGCTGCGGTTGGATGTGCTCAACAGGAACTTGTCATCCATTCCCAGCAGTCGCGGAGTAGAGGATTGCGGACCTTCGGCGATATCGCGAATGGAAATGAACTTACCGTCCTGGTCATAGTTGATCAGTGGCAGTTGGTTATACGCTGCGCCAGTTATGAAGAACGAACCATTGGCGAGTTTGGCGACACTGCTGGCGCTTGCTGCCAGATTCACCGGCGGCGCGGTGGTCAGGCCATCCTGGGTATCGCCGAAGCGGGTGTCAAAAGCGCCATCGTCGATGAGGGCGGCAACGCCTGAAATCGACTTGGTCGAGGTTTCACGCTCGTAGGCCCCATGGATCATCAAGCGACGGCCTGAGGCGTCCAGGGTTAGAGTCGACAAGTCATTTCGGAAGTTACCCGGCGTGCGAACATCGAGCTTGCCATTTACGCCAAAGGAAGGATCAAGTTCAGTTGTTTGAGTTTGTGCGAGTGTCATTATTTAATCTCTAAGTGCGGTAATTATTTATTTTCGAGGGATAGACTTCTATCAAACGATAATTCGTTTAATCACAATAAAGTAGAGAGTTCAATAGTTTGTTTTGTTTTCTATTGGTGTGGTTTTTAAGTGCATATATAACTTATTTGGTAGCGAATCAAAAAGCCTTGTTGCTGTCAAGAAACGCTTTTTTTGACCAAAAAAAAGAGAGCCGAAGCTCTCTTTTTAGTTGCCTGTCAAACCATCATCCGATGGTCATCAAGCTCGCATTACCGCCAGCGGCTGCCGTGTTGACGCTCAGCGCGCGTTCAATCACCAGGCGCTCCAGGGCAACGTTGGTTTCGCCGTGGGACAGACCATTGACGCCGACGATGGCGCCTGCACGCTGCGCCACCTGCTCGCAGACCTCGCGCAGCTGGTCCGAGTCGCCGTGGTGCAGAACGGCATCGATCAGCACTTCGTCTTTGCTCCAGTCCGCCACCAGCTTGATACGCGCCTGAACCTCTTTCGGCAGTCGGGCACGCAGTGGTTTGCTCTGCGCGTTGTCCGGCCAGACGGCGCTGCTGCCAACGGCCAGAACGGCCGCCAGTTGAATCAGCAGATCGCTTTCTGCTTCAGCCAGACACAGAACGTGCTCGCGAGGCAGGATGCTGTAGCTATTGCGCTCACCCGTAGGGCCTGCCAGCAGGCGGGTCACGCCGCTTTGCGACTGCACGGCGAATTGGCTGCACAGCTGCTCCAGCTCCGGCTGCTGATTGCCCGCTGCCCAGGTTTTCAAGGCCTGAAGCGGTGCACTCATGGCTTCGCGCATGCGGGTGTCCGGTGCGGCCAAGGCATCGCCACGCACGAAGGATTGCTCGATGGCATCCGCCGGGCGCGTCGACAGCAGTCGGTACAGGTACAGCGGGCCACCGGCTTTCGGCCCGGTGCCGGACAGGCCTTCGCCGCCGAATGGCTGCACGCCCACCACTGCGCCGACGATGTTGCGGTTAACGTAGACGTTGCCCGCGTTGACGTTGTCGATGACCTTGGCGATGGTCTCGTCGATACGGGTGTGCACGCCGAGGGTCAGGCCATAACCGGACGCATTGATCTGGCCGATCAGTTGGTCGAGTTCTTTGCGTTTGTAGCGAACCACGTGCAGCACCGGGCCGAAGATTTCCCGTTGCAGCTCATCGAAGCTTTCCAGTTCGATCAGGGTTGGCATGACGTAGGTGCCGCGCTTGATTTCGTCGCTGTCGGCGATCGCAACTTGATAGACCGTGCGGCCTTTGTCGCGCATGCCCTGGATGTGCTTGTCGATGCCAGCCTTGGCTTCGGCGTCGATGACCGGGCCAATGTCCACGGACAGGCGCTCCGGGTTGCCGAGGCGGCATTCAGCCATGGCACCTTTGAGCATCTCGATGACGCGATCCGCCGAGTCTTCCTGCAGGCAGAGCACGCGCAGGGCAGAGCAACGTTGGCCCGCACTGTCGAACGCCGAGGAAACGACGTCGATGACCACTTGTTCGGTCAGCGCCGAGGAGTCGACGATCATCGCGTTCTGGCCGCCGGTCTCGGCGATCAGTGGGATCGGTCGGCCCTGAGCATCAAGGCGTCCGGCAATGTTGCGTTGCAGCAGGCGGGCGACTTCGGTGGATCCGGTGAACATCACGCCTTTGACCCGATCGTCACCGACCAGACGCGCACCGACGGTTTCACCGCGGCCCGGGAGCAGTTGCAGCACGCCTTCCGGAATGCCGGCTTCCAGCAGGATGCGCACTGCTTGAGCGGCTACGAGTGGCGTCTGTTCCGCAGGTTTGGCCAGGACCGGGTTACCGGCGGCCAGCGCGGCGGCGACTTGCCCACTGAAAATGGCCAGCGGGAAGTTCCACGGGCTGATGCACACCACCGGCCCGAGCGGGCGATGGGCGTCGTTGCTGAAATCGTTGCGCGCCTGCACGGCGTAATAACGCAGGAAGTCCACGGCTTCGCGAACTTCGGCGATGGCGTTTGCGAACGTCTTGCCAGCTTCACGCGCCAACAGGCCCATGAGTGGCTGGATCTCTGCTTCCATC of the Paucimonas lemoignei genome contains:
- a CDS encoding acyl-CoA dehydrogenase, whose amino-acid sequence is MSESLLSSRNLAFELYEVLDAEALIRHERFAEHSRETFDAAIGTARAIAEKYFAPHNRKADENEPRYENGEAILIPEVKPAVDAFLEAGFLNATRSFEDGGMQLPTLLSQACFAHFQAANAGSTAYPFLTMGAANLIESFGSDEQKQRFLRPMIDGRFFGTMALTEPHAGSSLSDIRTRAEPATDGTYRLRGNKIFISGGDHQLSENIVHMVLAKLPDAPAGVKGISLFIVPKFLVNEDGSLGPRNDVILAGLFHKMGWRGTTSTALNFGDNGNCVGYLVGKPHQGLSCMFQMMNEARIGVGMGAVMLGYAGYLYSLDYARERPQGRLPDNKSPDSAPVPIIQHADVRRMLLTQKAYVEGAFDLGLYAARLFDDTTTSETEESRQQAQQLLDLLTPIVKAWPSEFCLKANELAIQILGGHGYTREYPVEQHYRDNRLNPIHEGTNGIQSLDLLGRKLAQDGGAGLKQLLRLMADTFQRAQAFEPLNELRQPLQQLVTRLQAVTLSLLGDLAQGKINTTLANSALYLKAFGHAVIGWRWLEQAIRAQQGLEHGNEADTDFYQGKLQAARYFLTWEVPGCHHELTILEARDDTCLMMQERWF
- a CDS encoding RTX toxins-related Ca2+-binding protein encodes the protein MTLAQTQTTELDPSFGVNGKLDVRTPGNFRNDLSTLTLDASGRRLMIHGAYERETSTKSISGVAALIDDGAFDTRFGDTQDGLTTAPPVNLAASASSVAKLANGSFFITGAAYNQLPLINYDQDGKFISIRDIAEGPQSSTPRLLGMDDKFLLSTSNRSGGVVYRRHSDGEQDGSFGNAGKAIFLTGNSFVSTLHMARSASTSFYLAGEVDNDGFILRMNASGELDQGFADGGVYAVRMIDARYTACRRVIELANGKIVALINSSGSDNGAACYLMCLTATGQIDLTFNRGEPLRVPGEVGEDMTLQADGKILVAHRGVMTGNKLTRYFPDGELDIEFGSEGSITFTDEQIGFVKSVMVQPDGKIVVGGTSGSITTLLRLMA